Within the Serratia sp. UGAL515B_01 genome, the region GCTGCATCGCCTCAATGCCGGAACCAATCAGTGTGGCACCTTTTACTGGTTTGGTAAGACGACCATTTTCGATCAGATAGGCTTCAGAGGTTGAGAACACGAACTTGCCCGAAGTGATATCTACCTGACCACCACCAAAGTTTGGCGCATACAAGCCATACTCCACGCTAGAGATAATATCCTCTGGCGTCGAACGCCCTGCTAACATATAGGTATTTGTCATACGCGGCATAGGCAAATGAGCGTAAGACTCACGGCGACCGTTACCCGTAGGAGCTAAGCCCATCAGACGCGCATTGAGTTTATCCTGCATGTAGCCTTTGAGAATACCATTTTCGATCAACACGTTATACTGTCCTGGAACGCCTTCATCATCAATAGCCAGCGAACCACGGCGGCCCTGAAGAGTACCATCATCTACTACTGTGCAGAGTTCCGAAGCGACCAGTTTACCCATCTGACCACTGAACACCGAGGTACCACGGCGGTTAAAGTCGCCTTCCAGTCCATGCCCAACCGCTTCGTGTAACAACACTCCTGGCCAACCAGCCCCTAACACTACCGGCATGGTACCAGCGGGGGCTGCAATTGCAGAGAGATTGATCAGCGCCATACGTACGGCTTCTTTGGCATAAACGTCGGCACGCACTTCACCATCAACGCTTTCCAGGAAATAGTCATAACCGAAACGGCCACCGCCACCACTGGCCCCACGTTCACGTTTACCATCTTCTTCAACCAGAACACTGACAGAAAAACGTACTAATGGACGCACATCCGCTGCTAACGTGCCGTCTGTCGCAGCCACCAGTACCAACTCATATACCCCGGTGATGCTGGCCGTCACTTCCTGCACGCGCTTGTCAGCAGCACGCGCCACTTTATCGACACGGTGCAGCAAGGCAATCTTTTCTTCACGTGGCAGGCTTTGCAATGGATCGAGCGGCGAATAAAGTGCTTGATGACCAATCTCACCCAGTGTTTTCACCTTGCCGTTGCCACTTTCGCGCACAATGCTGCGAGCAGCATTGGCACTTTGATTCAAGGCATTGAGGGTGATCTGATCTGCATAGGCAAAACCGGTCTTTTCACCACTGACTGCACGTACGCCAACGCCCTGATCAATATGGTAAGAACCCTCTTTAATAATGCCATCCTCGATCATCCAGGACTCATGGTAGCTGGATTGAAAGTAGAGATCGGCATAGTCGAGGCGGCGTTCGGCCAGTTGACCCAATACCGAGAAAAGGTCTTGATGACTCAGCTTATTCACAGCGAGTAACTGCTCACTGACAAACGTCAAACTCATAGTGTTATCACTCTTTGTTGGAGGAAGATTTTTCAACCGGCGCAATCACCGAC harbors:
- the tldD gene encoding metalloprotease TldD: MSLTFVSEQLLAVNKLSHQDLFSVLGQLAERRLDYADLYFQSSYHESWMIEDGIIKEGSYHIDQGVGVRAVSGEKTGFAYADQITLNALNQSANAARSIVRESGNGKVKTLGEIGHQALYSPLDPLQSLPREEKIALLHRVDKVARAADKRVQEVTASITGVYELVLVAATDGTLAADVRPLVRFSVSVLVEEDGKRERGASGGGGRFGYDYFLESVDGEVRADVYAKEAVRMALINLSAIAAPAGTMPVVLGAGWPGVLLHEAVGHGLEGDFNRRGTSVFSGQMGKLVASELCTVVDDGTLQGRRGSLAIDDEGVPGQYNVLIENGILKGYMQDKLNARLMGLAPTGNGRRESYAHLPMPRMTNTYMLAGRSTPEDIISSVEYGLYAPNFGGGQVDITSGKFVFSTSEAYLIENGRLTKPVKGATLIGSGIEAMQQISMVGNDLALDKGVGVCGKEGQSLPVGVGQPTLKLDSLTVGGTA